Within the Oncorhynchus clarkii lewisi isolate Uvic-CL-2024 chromosome 2, UVic_Ocla_1.0, whole genome shotgun sequence genome, the region acattaagaactttgaaagtttcttcaagtggagtcgcaaaaaccatcaagcgctatgatgaaactggctcccattaagactgccacaggaaatgaagacccagagttgcctctgctgcagaggataagttcattagagttaccagcccaaataaatgcttcagagttcaagtaacagacatctcaatatcaactgttcagaggagactgcttgaatcaggccttcatggtctaattgctgcaaaaaaaacactactaaaggacaccaataagaagatacTTTTTTTGGACCAAGAACCACgggaaatggacattagactggtggaaatctgtcctttgctctgatgagtccaattttgagatttttggttccaaccgccatgtctttgtgagacgcagagtaggtgaatggatgatctccacatgtgtggtttccaccgtgaagcatggaggaggaggtgtgatggtgctttgctcatgacactatctgtgattaatttagaatttaaggcacacttaaccagcatagttaccacagcattctgcagcgatacgccatcccatctggtttgcgcttagtgggactatcattagtatttcaacaggacaatgacctaaaacacacttccaggctgtgtaagggctatttgaccaaggagagagATGGTGCAGCATCagctgacctggcctccacaatcacccgacctcaacccaattgagatggtttgggatgagttggacttcaGAGTggaggaaaagtagccaacaagtagtcagcatttgtgggaactccttcaagacttttggaaaagcattcctcatgaagctgtttgagataatgccaagagtgtgcaaagctgtcatcaagacaaaagggtggctacttcgaagaatataaaatatatttagatttgttgaacactttagTGCAATAtgtgtttgtttaaaaaaaaaatcaatgtgttatttcatagttttgatgtcttcactattattctacaatgtagaaaatagtacaattgAATTAGTAGATGTGtctaaacttctgactggtactgtatatttccacactatgagattGGAATAATGTGAAATGGTGAAAACTATGATAATGCCTTTTTAGCTTGTTAGAAAAGATCGGCTGAAATTTCAGCctattttggtgggatggagttttggcctgcctggtgacatcaccataaatgtgttaatagaccaataatagTAGTTTGTtatcagttttcccctccccactcagaccactcgcagacaatcctagcaaaattcttactTGAGAAATTGAACTTTGCTAAAAATCTATTTTTGTCTCTTTTTGAGCATTTTAatagaaaacaatcacagtaatgtaattcattgttacccagaaatgatttgagaTTGAGaaggctgcattggaccttgaaATCCTCCCTCAAACTCACTGTTCATCACACAAACATGATTTCTCAGGCCAAACCCCTCTTCCACACGCTAAACACAGACATAGAAACAGTTCAGAGCATCCTCCTGAGTTCCATATGGTCAGCCCAGTCAGGCCATGGGTGTGTTAGTTATAGGGGCAGTGGAAGTCCATGTCTCAGCCTGGCTGCCCTCAGTTTCTCTACTTTGATTTTTGCTCTCAGAAGCTCCTCCTCCAGTTCCTGCTTCCTCTTtagcccctccctcttctcctccaggtATACGCCCATCTTTCTGTGATTGGTCATGACCTGCTCGTGCTCCTCCTTGGCCAGCTGAAGGGGACGGAGCCTGTCAGGGTCACGGCGGGGGTAGTGGTCATGAAGGTAAAGGTCACGTTGCAGTGGAACGGGTGAGGTGGAGAGGGGCAGGACGACAGAGgatgggcagggagagagggagccgTCATAACCATGGACACTGCCCAagtcctcatcttcctcctctgccccctctcctcctagCACCACCCCCACACGCGTGGAGAGGATGGTCAGGTCTGGCGGAGGCTTCACGTCCACGTCCTGGTCCAGCCTGACCACATCCTGGTCCAGCCTGACCACATCCTGGTCCAGGTGGTGGGTAACGGGGTTTGATGGGTAGTCTGGGAGGGAGGAGCTGCTGCCAGGTTGCTCCATGGGAGAGTCATGCTTATACATCACCCTGCAGATAAACAGAATAATACAGCTTTATTACTGTCTCATTATACATCACCCTGCAGATAAACAGAATAATACATATGTATTACTGTCTCATTATACATCACCCTACAGAGAGAATATGGAATAGAATACAGCTTTATTACTACAGCCATACATGTATAAGTGGCACTAGGTGGGGGTATTGAGagtattcaatcaatcaaatgtatttatcaagccctttttacatcagccgatgctgtacagaaacccagcctaaaaccccaaacaacaagaaatgcaggtgtagaagaccgGCTGTGTAGAAACACAACCAGTCTTCGGGATGGTCAAAAACATTCTTCTTAAAACCCTTTTCATGACCATCTCATACTTTGCTAAAGAATGCATTCTCCTACTGTGGGCTAATACTTCTCCTACGTTTCAAATGTGaattgaccagattgttgactttctgCCTCTTGAAAAGCGGGTTTGATAGACTCATCTCCAcaactcaaatatattttgaactGGACAGAGTGAATGGGGTGTAAGGTGCTGTAAACGCGACGTGTAAGGTGCTGTAAACGCGACGTGTAAGGTGCTGTAAACGCGACGTGTAAGGTGCTGTAAACGTGACGTGTAAGGTGCTGTAAACGCGACGTGTAAGGTGCTGTAAACGTGACGTGTAAGGTGCTGTAAACGTGACGTGTAAGGTGCTGTAAACGTGACGTGTAAGGTGCTGTAAACGTGACGTGTAAGGTGCTGTAAACGTGACGTGTAAGGTGCTGTAAACGTGACGTGTAAGGTGCTGTAAACGTGACGTGTAAGGTGCTGTAAACATGACGTGTAAGGTGCTGTAAACGTGACGTGTAAGGTGCTGTAAACGTGACGTGTAAGGTGCTGTAAACATGACGTGTAAGGTGCTGTAAACGTGACGTGTAAGGTGCTGTAAACGTGACGTGTAAGGTGCTGTAAACATGACGTGTAAGGTGCTGTAAACGCGACGTGTAAGGTGCTGTAAACATGACGTGTAAGGTGCTGTAAACGTGACGTGTAAGGTGCTGTAAACGTGACGTGTAAGGTGCTGTAAACGTGACGTGTAAGGTGCTGTAAACGTGACGTGTAAGGTGCTGTAAACGTGACGTGTAAGGTGCTGTAAACGTGACGTGTAAGGTGCTGTAAACGTGACGTGTAAGGTGCTGTAAACGTGACGTGTAAGGTGCTGTAAACGTGACGTGTAAGGTGCTGTAAACGTGACGTGTAAGGTGCTGTAAACATGACGTGTAAGGTGCTGTAAACGTGACGTGTAAGGTGCTGTAAACGTGACGTGTAAGGTGCTGTAAACATGACGTGTAAGGTGCTGTAAACGTGACGTGTAAGGTGCTGTAAACGTGACGTGTAAGGTGCTGTAAACATGACGTGTAAGGTGCTGTAAACATGACGTGTAAGGTGCTGTAAACATGACGTGTAAGGTGCTGTAAACATGACGTGTAAGGTGCTGTAAACATGACGTGTAAGGTGCTGTAAACATGACGTGTAAGGTGCTGTAAACGCGACGTGTAAGGTGCTGTAAACGCGACGTGTAAGGTGCTGTAAACGCACATTTTGTTTGTTGTCTTAGTTAAAGCTGGAACTATCATATAATAATAAatgatacactgagtgtacaaaacattaagaacaactgctctttccatgacagactaaccaggtgaatctagatgaaaactatgatcccttattgatgtcattttttaaatctgcctgaaatcagtgtagatgaaagggaggagacaggttaaagggggattttaagccttgagacaattgagaatgtgtgccattcagaggatgaatgggcaagacataaAATGTAAGAACCtttaaacagggtatggtagtaggtgccagatgcACCTGTacgtgtcaagaactgcaatgctgctgggtttttcacactcaacagtttcccgtgtgtatcaataatggtccaccacccaaaggacatccagtcaaccaGACAACTATGGTCCATAATCCCTGtggaacaccttgtagagtccatgccctgacgaattgaggctgttctgaggtcaaGAGTGTGAGCatgaggagtgtgtatgtgtgcatgtgtaaacTGATTGAGGTTAGCTCTGTGTTCAGTTCTACAGAGCAGCCCCTCCCTAGTAGAGTTCTACAGAGAAGCGCCTCTCCTCTAGTTACTAGTAGAGCTCTACAAAgcaacccctcccctctctagtAGAGCagccctcccctccccactaGTTACTAGTAGAGCTCTACAGAGCAGCCCCTCCCCTCCAGTTACTAGTAGAGCTCTACAGAGCAgctcctcccctctctagttaCTAGTAGAGCTCTACAGAgcagcccctcccctctctagtAGAacagcccctcccctctcctctcctctagttacTAGTAGAGCTCTACAGAgaaacccctcccctcccctctaattACTAGTAGAGCTCTACAGAgcaacccctcccctcccctctaattACTAGTAGAGCTCTACAGAgcagcccctcccctctcctctcctctagttacTAGTAGAGCTCTACAGAgaaacccctcccctctcctctagttACTAGCAGAGCTCTACAGAgcagcccctcccctctcctctagttACTAGTAGAGCTCTACAGAGCAGCCCCTCCCCTCTAATTACTAGTATAGCAGCCCCTCACCTCTCTGAGAGCTGTACAgagcagcctgtgtgtgtgtgtgtgtgtgtgtgtgtgtctcacctgtgcaTCGTCGCTGGGTCTTTATCATGGTGGATAGCGCCATGATGGAAAAGGTGAGGTAtcatctccatcactctcctggtTGGTTCAGATATACTTCCTCTGTACTCTGGCTGGGCGTGTCTCCgttgcatcacttcctgtttggccGACTCCTTCAGCCTCTTGTAGAGGGTGCGTAGGCCCTGGGCAGTGCGGGGGGGCCTGTCCCCCCCCAGGACGTTGTACTGATCAGACACTGTGTCCCAGCATTTGTTCTTGTCCACGATGACAGCGTGCTTGTTGGTGTGCTCCTCCAGGATGAGAATGTGTGGGCGGACCAGCTTCAGCAGGTCCAGTTTCTCAGACAGGGTGAAGTTGGAGGAGCGAGCCTTACCCACCATACTGGACGACATGTAGACGGACCCAGACGCCATCTTAGAACATAGCCCAGGGAACCAGAATGGACCGAGCCAGGCCTAGACACCAGCACTAACTCAACACAATATCTCGCTTATATTCCTCTCTTTCTTTTGAGATTTGGTCTGGTTCTCTACCTCCCTTTTCTTTCTGTTCTGTGATGAGGCTCAGGCTAATACTGGTTtaactctcactcactctcttccttGTCCCTCTTCTTTCTCCCCCTTCATGGATTCTCAATCAAACAGTCTAATGTCTAACGCATGTACTCTCTCTCATCCGAGGTCTTCTCTGCTCTGTGTTACACAACACACACGGGCAACAATAAGAATCAGGCTTAACTAGGCCAGCCTCGTTTAGGCCCCCGCCTACCGCGGAGGGCTTTGGGTGAATTCCTCCCAGCTTAGGCTGACGCAGGCTAAAGCCGCTTAAACCCAGCCCGACCTACTTACAGCCCGGTCTCTCTAAACCTCAAACCAGCGCTCGTTCTAAGTGCTATACACCAAATACTAACATACGGGGGGAGTGTGTGTGCTTACATGGGGAAATACCGATGAAATTGTAAAGATGCATTTTCTTTATTCTTATTTCCGTTTAACTAGAAAAGAGGAAACGGCGCTGGTTTAACCGGAGCGGTGTGCGCGCAGCGCGAGTCCGTGCGAATGCGCGATTATTTTACACAAAGGAAAATCAGAGCTGCTTCTCAAAGAGAAACACACGAATCATCCGCCGACGGGAACAACAGAATGAGGGAAAAACTAGTGAAAatctaaagagagaggaaaagcggagaaaggagagacagacagaggcactAGTTGCtctgagagggagggggatagagcgCGTGTGCTCACTGATCCCAGGCATAGCTCTAATCTGCCTCGCGCTGCCGCTGCACTACCCACGCTCATTTGCATAATGCTGGACCTGCTGCCATTAAAACATAGGCTTGTTACAGTTGGCTAGGCTtcattcagtgtgtgtttgtttcactGAAGCCCAAGCCAGAGCATCAAATAAATCCCTGCCAGTCCTAAATGGATAGACTAAATGTCGCTCACCTTAGAAAGGCGATATCGGTTTGCTGCATTTCTAAAGCAGCATATACATGATCTTGGTTTCAGGGAAAAATTATAACCACAAATAGGTGTTAAGTGGCATAAAATATTCTCCAGTCCAGGCACACGTGAGGGTttgcaaataaaaaataatttaatttgTAGTCAAAACTAAAATACACCAACGAATATCGGCTAAGGCCTAAATCAGGCTGACAAAAATTAACAGCTTTTTAACTGAGCCTGTGGGTCAGAGCTGGTGCTCCAATACCGTTTGCCAGACGGTAGCAGAGTAAACAGTCTATggttagggtggctggagtctttggcaatttttcaggccttcctctgatatagaggtcctggatgctaGGGAgcatggccccagtgatgcactgggttGCCGCACCAAcctctgtagtgctttgtggttaagttgcagagggagaggttcagtcccagggtccctagCTTGGTGAGGAGCTTGGagggggactatggtgttgaacactgagctgtagtctatgaacagcattgtCAGTTATTTCCCCTCCAGGTGgaagagggcagtgtgaagtgcaagattgcatcatctgtggatctgttgggatggtatgtgaattggagtgggtttagggtgtctgtgatgatggtgttgatgtgtcatgaccagccttggacttcataattacagatgtgagtgccacaagactacagtcatttaggcaggttaccttggagaTCTCAgaaacagggacaatggtggtcagcttgaaacgTGTTGACATTCCAgtctgggacaaggagagattgaACATTTCTgttaagacacttgccagctggtcagcgcatgctttgaTGAACACGCTCTGGTATTCTGGCCTTGTGATTGTGAACCTGTTTAAAcattttactcacatcggctacggagagcgagaGCTCAGTCATCTGGAAAAACAGGGGCTTTCACGGAAGGCATGGAGCTCGTTTGGGAGTTCTGCATCGCTAGGCAACTCATGGCTGTTTCCCGAGGTAATCCGTTATCGTGTGCAAGCCCTGCCAAAtatgacgagcgtcggagccgatGCAATAGGATTCCACCGacctcctatattgtccttttgcatgTTTGATGTCTTGTCGGAGGTCGCATCTTTTCCTGTCTTTTACATCAAGGACCACATTGGAAATAACCcaaaggttaaatctagacttggtttcctctatcgtaatcactcatCTTTcacccagctgccaaactaaccctgattcagatgaccatcctacccatgctaaaTTACGGAGGTGAAAtgtatagatcggcaggtaaaggtactctcgagcagctagatgttctttaccagtCGGCCTTCAGATTTGCCaacaatgctccttataggacacatcacggTACTCTGTAAACTGGCAGTCTCTGTATATCCAGTGCAAggcccactggttgatgcttatttataaaaccctcttagccATCACTTGCCCCATCTGAGATACCCACTGCAACCctacc harbors:
- the LOC139420437 gene encoding fibrinogen silencer-binding protein-like, encoding MASGSVYMSSSMVGKARSSNFTLSEKLDLLKLVRPHILILEEHTNKHAVIVDKNKCWDTVSDQYNVLGGDRPPRTAQGLRTLYKRLKESAKQEVMQRRHAQPEYRGSISEPTRRVMEMIPHLFHHGAIHHDKDPATMHRVMYKHDSPMEQPGSSSSLPDYPSNPVTHHLDQDVVRLDQDVVRLDQDVDVKPPPDLTILSTRVGVVLGGEGAEEEDEDLGSVHGYDGSLSPCPSSVVLPLSTSPVPLQRDLYLHDHYPRRDPDRLRPLQLAKEEHEQVMTNHRKMGVYLEEKREGLKRKQELEEELLRAKIKVEKLRAARLRHGLPLPL